The sequence below is a genomic window from Lytechinus variegatus isolate NC3 chromosome 3, Lvar_3.0, whole genome shotgun sequence.
CTTCCAAGAACTGAAGAGGTATGATACCCATACCAACAAGGTTGCTTCGATGTATCCTCTCATATGTCTCAGCTATAACTGCTTGAATACCCTACAATCATGATTGatagaagaaataaaatcaaaataaaacctGCTAGAATGGATGATGAATGCAAACCATCCATAACAGTGACAGTGTGACTCACATCTTATGGTATAAATTACAGATAAAAGCAAAAATCAAGTGATTTCACAACATTAATTTGCAGCTGGCAGAAAGATTAACATATTCCAATTAATAAGAGGGAAAACAATACCCATTCCACTTGAAGTGGGTTAAACAGGTTTCATTCACTAAGCacatcaaaaaataaatttctaaaacagaaaaaaaaacattcattagtttttttttaatcagagtTCAATTCATAGACAAGAGACCCAATCCCTAGTTTGCTAGGAAAGGATTaatattgcatataaattaAGGAATATCTaaatcatttgaattatttgaaTAACTCAAGAAATTTTTCCTTACTTTTTCTCCATCAGGAAAAAACCTTTATAAATTTCCTGACCAACATGAAACATTTTCTTATTGAATGATGTCACTGATGATACTCACAAGCATCCATGGTCCCTTAGCAGCCCAGTCCCTGGATGATCCTGAGCCATAATCTCTACCAGCAATTACCACCAGTGGTTGACCTTCCTTACGATACCGATAAGCTGCATCAAACACATCCATTGTGTCTTTTGATGGAATGTGAATAGTCTTGGGTCCTGCCTTACCAATGAATTTGTTTAGCAGACGTATATTTGCAAAGGTTCCTCTGGCCATGACAGCGTCATTACCACGACGACTGCCATACGAGTTAAATTCACGTGGTGTGAGTCCAAGACTTGCAAGGTAGCGTGCTGCAGGGCTGTTCCGTGCAATGCTACCTGCTGGAGATATGTGGTCAGTGGTTACTGAGTCACCAAGGAAGAGAAGGACTGAAGCATCTTTGATGGTCTTGGCTGGTGGAAGTTCTTTGGTCTACAAAAGAGCAATGAAGAAACACACTATTAATCAATCATATTTTTCAGCAGCTGTGAGTCCAATCtgttactaaaaaaaaaaaagccttgTTTGATCATGGTCTATTTTTACAGACATTTTATTATGAGTGGATTCAAGGACACATTTGTTGTCAAAAACACTGAATTTTACCACcttttattttgcaaataacAAAGATAAATTTACTGGTAATTTCCCTGAATTCTTATCCTACCTCTATGCGCTGaataaaattttgcatttttcattACATCATTTCAGAAGCATGAATATCTACTTACCATGGTTTCAAAGAATGGAGGAGATTTGATGTAAGTTGATTTTGGGTCCCATGGGTACAATGTGTCATCAGAAGTCTTAAGGTCATTCCAACTAGTATTCCCTTGCTGTAAttaggaagaaaacaaaataaatattacattCCTGATATGGCCACTTAAAACTGACAATAACAATATCATAACTGTCATATTACTTGAATCAATGTAACTAACCATTCTAACCTATGTCTTGATTAAATCACTCATTTTCATAGAGGTGTCTAGGTCTAGTGGACTACAGATCAATGGGTTACAGGCTTAAATCCTGTTATGGTACTAATATCCTTGGCAAGACATTGATCTACATTTACCACACTCACCCTAGAAGAGGCTTATGGGTAATTGGAAGgaatttaaatgtttaagtacaatattggcaactttaCTACTCTCGGGCTAATCATAAAATATATGAGACACGAGTCCTATACAAGAACCCactactaataataatcattttgtcACAGACATTCTACATATACCTGACCTTTTGTCTGTTTAACCTGTCAACAGCAGTATCAACATCCTTGTAGTCAGGTTCATGAGAATTCTTAAAATTCATATACTGTATTATGTATGGACAAGTAACTTTGTCATAGTTTTGCAAACTGTTATTCAAATCTCCTTTTATATTGTACATCATTTAACACCAGAAGCCTAAACTTTGAACATTGTTTGAGACGGTTTTCATAATACCTCAATTTTGCCATAGACATCTTCAAACATGGATGGAATGACATTCTTCTTCTCTACTTCTTGAAGCTCTGTTCTGCTTGGCCAGATATCTCTCAGGAAGATGTCTTGGCCATCTCCATTCTGACCTGTAATATCACATAAAATACTCTttctttgaaacattttttctttcttaacatGAATTATTTTTAGTGCAACTTAGCTTAACTAAAAGGGCAGTTGTCTTTAAagtagaaaaatcaatattcttcaGAAAACAAACTTTCTTGTTCGGTCGTCAGACGTAGAGATTGcaaatcctaaaaaaaaatacaaggtcTTGAAAGTGCACTATTACCTTCTAAAATGTGATGTTCATTTCCTTGTTATATTTCCAAAACTTCTCTTACCTAAGAGCTatatcaatgtaaaaaaaagctAAATGCAATTGCATATAcagtcatttttttatatcaatttaatTGCAAATCTGCACATTAAAGGAATgcaaaaaaagcaacaaaaaatctGCACATTAAAGGAACAAACTATCCAATTATGATGTTCATTTTAGTAAAGCATGTATTTAAAGATATTACATCTCTGTGATTTATATATTGTTCAAAAAGTATGCATATCATGCTTCATATGAACTATATGATTTCTGATCCCAAATCAACAAaagtataaaaagacaaaagatTATTGATTACCTAATGGCTCTGTCTCAAAGTCAATACAAACAGTTCCAGCTAAGGCATATGCAATGACTAGAGGTGGCGAAGCTAAGTAATTAGCTCTGGTCAATGGATGGATACGACCCTCAAAGTTACGATTACCAGACAATACACCACATGCTACCAGATCTCCCTGTTATATAACAAAAGAAGATTTATATAGGTTATGGTCATGTATTATACTTGTACCATATTCTCCCTTTTGAGTGAGATTTCTTGCACCATTCAACTTCATTTCCAGGTATTCAATCACGTCTATGAACTTTGACGATGAAAAACTAATCAGATCAAtaaaacctacatgtagatagacAAATGAGTACAGTCTGATCTCTCTTAttcggacacgttgggaccagcacctaTCCGGATAAGGGCGGTAGCTAGCTACACATTAtctattgtagtgggcgtacTGAGAGTATTCACTGCagtgtcagtgcaaattataggcggtatttttacagaaatgaaatcgatcgatggccaaaacttttggataatttacctgctaaaatgattgaggtatacatcgagcatacctcgaaagaaagaATGACTCTGTGAAATGTAAGTTTTACAATTAGATCATCGCAGCTttgcaatgtcagccattgttatactgactgtaggctcaaacatgatagatggcgctgttcGTATTGAGGCCTGGCGCAAGCTAGCGAGACATGtaatgtccccccccccggaaaaataaaaagagaatgtgatgaaatgtttgcgctgcgCCATGATTTACTGGAAAATTGTCCTTTTTAAGTTCTTTTGGTGGTTTGGGCaagatattttcataaaaaataatgttgttgTAGGTAGActatattggaaaatatatgtaatcaaagtgagtttgcatataggattgagtttagattgaaatctcatttctcCATGTACTAGATTGaattgggaaaaaaaaaacttggcaAGTGTGAGTCCaaataatagagagatccggataaggggaggccggataagagagggtGGACTGTAGTGTTGAGTTGATccattaaatgttttttttttatagtaattgTGACAACAAGCCATTTTCACATACATGACTTCGGCCCTTTGCAACTGTTACACTGCATCTGATCACACCATTGTCAATCACGAGTACACTTTGAAATTGATCTGTCAAATTCTTTTTAGGTTACTGTAAGAAAGATACATAAAAAACTAGATCAAGAGATTTAATGCCTCCAGCAACCACTGATATAGTGGGCTGTGGCAGAAAACAATTAATTTTGATATCACACAAACATAAATATCCAATAAACATGTTATGAAATCAAAACATGAATTTCATCTAAAAGGGactaataaatcaaaataataactCACAAATTTTACTAGAAGTAGAATTTATTACCTTTTCAATGGCTGAGCTAACAGGTTCAGATAGTGGTCCAGAATTTCCAATACATGTCATACAACCAAAACCAACAATGAAGAACCTAGGATATCAAGAGAAGAATCATATCGATATGTCACAATCAACATGATTTATCAATCAACTTtagcattttgaaaataagtgatACATAGccatgaagaaaatgaaagtccatgtattttcaatttgatttcagaAATATTCCAATAGCAATTTCGGTACACAGTACAATATTTACAGTATCCTATATATGTTAGAAAATTATGTCACATAGTAGCACCATTAGAGGCAACACCAACTAAAGTTTAGTCTGAGATGGAAGCTTTGCTCCAATCTATTTTCCAAAGAATTTTGTGTTTTGTATCTTTTTACAACAATTTCCGCCTttcacatggtaaaaaaaattgttatttgaaTGATGATCCCAGTGAAAAGGCTAATGACATATTTTCGGaatgtgtgaaaccaaactagaaccatgaacgctaatcacaataacaaattcaaattctactctggaggtgaattccaattaagtttcactcaaatcacAGTACAAATTTTCAGTGTGAAAGGTCCAGAGATACTAAAGACGAATtgccatcatcattacaatgatgactcaagattcatgtgtgaaaaggccctttgTTAGTTCATCTTTTAAGGATTTCCATTCCTTGTTTAATTTTAGATTTATTGACATGAAGTTTGCTCATAGCACTAGAATTCTGCCAGTGCCACAGGCATGCAGCCAAACATCAAATCTTTTAAATATATTATGCAATAGCAGTTCATGTGGAGGtttaataacaacaaaaaagtaaattcaaattaacgaataaaataaatcatacccAAGTTTTTCGAGATAAGGAATAACACCACTCTCCCTTAGGTAGTATGTCACAACCCCACTGCCTGGGCTTAGACTAGTCTTGATGTATGGCTTCACTGATAAACCAGCTTCTACTGCTTTCTTTGCAAGAAGACCTATAATAATATCAAGGTATAATTCATTATTACTATTCCAAGGTTATTACAAATGAATTtcgttaaaaatatattcaaagatAGAAAAGTTAATTTATATTACTCACATCTGCAAACGAAAGACAAACATATTGCCTCATTATTCATGTAATTGACAATTGTCTGGTACACAGGCTGAAGTGTTCATTGGAAGGAGAAATGAATTTGACATTGGCATGGAAGAGAGACGTCTTTGTTATGGAAATTAAGATAAAGAATAGCTCATTTTGGGTTGACATTTTAGATTAGTCCAAGAAATCATGTTtgagaaaatgatttaaaacatgACTGGACATTGAAAGTTTGGATACTAAATTGCATGTATACAGAATCTTGTATTTAGTCGTTGACATTTGAattaattcaagaaatagttagtACGATTCCCAAGTTGTATGCATGATCAATGGGCACTGTCAGGATTGaccttaaaaaaaagtgaaaatcaaTGGTTTACCTGCTCCCAGCATGACAGATGGATTGCTTGTATTTGTACAGCTAGTGATAGCAGCAATCACCACTGAACCATGGTTTAGTATATATTCTTGGTTATCATAGAGGAACGGCACTGATGTAGCATGCTTATCAGCAGGGATATCAAAACCTTTGAAGCCAACCTTGTTACTCAGACATTGGGAGAAGTCTTGCTTCATATCGCTCACCATCACCTTGTCATGAGGACGCTTTGGTCCGCTCACACATGACCTTACTGTCCCTAGGTCAAGCTCAATTATCTGcaataaatttatgaaaatgtaTCATTATGCACATGGTTTTTGTGACAAAACATTTAGATTAATCAAAATAACTTGACAATGGCACTCTCATGACCGAGaatgttttaagaaatatttgaaagttATAGAAAAACATCTCTACAAATTCCCAAATCGTAATCTGGTACTAGTGCAGTTTTGCAGCATAAATTATCTTTAAGAGTCTGACAGAAGGGTACTTTCTGAcggaaaatattgaaattttataCCATTATCTCATTTTCAGTTCTGATACTGAATTCTAAAATAGTAGGCTTAcacatgaaaattattcatattgAAGATTTTTAGTGagaatattgataataatgaatatgattcaTAATGCAAAATTCACTTTGCCGAGTGCCCAAGACGCAATGAACCCAACATTTTTGTATCTTACATATCTGCAGATGTTAGCATATTGTTGTGCCAGAGACATGTTGCAATGCACCATTACTCCAAAGTTTTGACATGACTGGGACACATTTATCCTACATCcagagaaagatagatagatttcAATTTGACATTGCTCAGATGAGTCTCTGAACAAGCAAAAGGAACTCAGTTTTGGAGAGATTCCATTTCAACAAATGACAGTAGAGACAGGCATGGATGTTATACAGACAATGCTCAAGGCAGGTGATTGCATTTTTTACATTAGCCTTGGTTCGTTTGAAGGAGGGATAAATTTAGATGCCGTTGGCATAGATAAGATAATTGATATGTGGCGTTCCCATATGAATAGAGTGACCAAATACTGCATAAAATTTCATTTagcaattttcatcaaacttgaTTCTATTAACAGCATTTGTTGAATAGCATGAAAAATATACCTCTGAGAAAACAGGGTCTTCATTAGCATCATTGAAGTCTCTGAACATCCTTGTTGCTTTAAGATATGCCTCAATACACTGGATCTTATGATCATCACGACCTGtgcaattttaatgaaattcaaagtacatgtatgtatcatattattcaaatcaaattaattttggcAACAGAGGATCATTCACTATCAACTGAAATCAATGCCAAAAGCTTTAGAACAATAGAATTGAGCTGCAAGACACTGCTGGAACACAAAAGGTAACCAGGACACTACCGGTCCAAGGACTTCAGTAGTTTAAATGAAAGAActggaaagatgaaataaaggtAATTCTGCATTACTGATGAGTCACTTATGTTCAAGAGCCTTAAATAATCATAAGTAACATCACAACACGACTTAACATAAACAATAGTATTATTTTGATAGGTTAATA
It includes:
- the LOC121410397 gene encoding cytoplasmic aconitate hydratase-like isoform X1, which codes for MADIKGTDTFATLKQDLQVGEEKYQYFNPTALHDEKYDRLPYSIRVLLESAIRNCDGFFVNKKDVENILNWEQNQNNAVEVPFKPARVIMQDFTGVPAVVDFAAMRDAVKRLGGNPEKINPVCPADLVIDHSVQVDFTGSFRPRITRNAPNPGGGSTARLSCGGDADSCLACIGQGYRLPIVDEICPYHHLPSDCAESLKKNQDIEFQRNKERFVFLKWGSKALKNMLIVPPGSGIVHQINLEYLARVVFNTDGVLYPDSLVGTDSHTTMINGLGIVGWGVGGIEAEAVMLGQAISMVLPKVVGYKLTGSMDPLATSTDVVLTITKHLRQVGVVGKFVEFFGPGVAQLSIADRATIANMCPEYGATVGFFPVDGASIAYLRQTGRDDHKIQCIEAYLKATRMFRDFNDANEDPVFSEIIELDLGTVRSCVSGPKRPHDKVMVSDMKQDFSQCLSNKVGFKGFDIPADKHATSVPFLYDNQEYILNHGSVVIAAITSCTNTSNPSVMLGAGLLAKKAVEAGLSVKPYIKTSLSPGSGVVTYYLRESGVIPYLEKLGFFIVGFGCMTCIGNSGPLSEPVSSAIEKGDLVACGVLSGNRNFEGRIHPLTRANYLASPPLVIAYALAGTVCIDFETEPLGQNGDGQDIFLRDIWPSRTELQEVEKKNVIPSMFEDVYGKIEQGNTSWNDLKTSDDTLYPWDPKSTYIKSPPFFETMTKELPPAKTIKDASVLLFLGDSVTTDHISPAGSIARNSPAARYLASLGLTPREFNSYGSRRGNDAVMARGTFANIRLLNKFIGKAGPKTIHIPSKDTMDVFDAAYRYRKEGQPLVVIAGRDYGSGSSRDWAAKGPWMLGIQAVIAETYERIHRSNLVGMGIIPLQFLEGQNAQTLNLTGEEKYTIVLPENLKPREQITVKLDNGVSFEVCVRFDTEVELTFYRNGGILNYMVRRILEE
- the LOC121410397 gene encoding cytoplasmic aconitate hydratase-like isoform X2, producing MADIKGTDTFATLKQDLQVGEEKYQYFNPTALHDEKYDRLPYSIRVLLESAIRNCDGFFVNKKDVENILNWEQNQNNAVEVPFKPARVIMQDFTGVPAVVDFAAMRDAVKRLGGNPEKINPVCPADLVIDHSVQVDFTGSAESLKKNQDIEFQRNKERFVFLKWGSKALKNMLIVPPGSGIVHQINLEYLARVVFNTDGVLYPDSLVGTDSHTTMINGLGIVGWGVGGIEAEAVMLGQAISMVLPKVVGYKLTGSMDPLATSTDVVLTITKHLRQVGVVGKFVEFFGPGVAQLSIADRATIANMCPEYGATVGFFPVDGASIAYLRQTGRDDHKIQCIEAYLKATRMFRDFNDANEDPVFSEIIELDLGTVRSCVSGPKRPHDKVMVSDMKQDFSQCLSNKVGFKGFDIPADKHATSVPFLYDNQEYILNHGSVVIAAITSCTNTSNPSVMLGAGLLAKKAVEAGLSVKPYIKTSLSPGSGVVTYYLRESGVIPYLEKLGFFIVGFGCMTCIGNSGPLSEPVSSAIEKGDLVACGVLSGNRNFEGRIHPLTRANYLASPPLVIAYALAGTVCIDFETEPLGQNGDGQDIFLRDIWPSRTELQEVEKKNVIPSMFEDVYGKIEQGNTSWNDLKTSDDTLYPWDPKSTYIKSPPFFETMTKELPPAKTIKDASVLLFLGDSVTTDHISPAGSIARNSPAARYLASLGLTPREFNSYGSRRGNDAVMARGTFANIRLLNKFIGKAGPKTIHIPSKDTMDVFDAAYRYRKEGQPLVVIAGRDYGSGSSRDWAAKGPWMLGIQAVIAETYERIHRSNLVGMGIIPLQFLEGQNAQTLNLTGEEKYTIVLPENLKPREQITVKLDNGVSFEVCVRFDTEVELTFYRNGGILNYMVRRILEE